Proteins found in one Streptomyces sp. CB09001 genomic segment:
- a CDS encoding bifunctional 3,4-dihydroxy-2-butanone-4-phosphate synthase/GTP cyclohydrolase II: MSTAPILYSPEGPEDLVLDPVEQAVADIAAGRPVVVVDDENRENEGDLVIAAEKATEEIVAFMMTECRGLICAPMEGAELDRLRLPQMVDDNTESMKTAFTVSVDAGAAHGVTTGISAADRATTLRLLAGGTAEPADLVRPGHVFPLRARPGGVLVRNGHTEAAVDLARLAGLRPAGAIVEIAGEDGRMLRLPELIPFARKHGLTIISIEDLIAYRRTEEPTVRREAEVRLPTKHGEFTAYGYRSTVDGVEHIALVHGEIGDGRDVLVRVHSECLTGDVFGSQRCDCGPQLDASLDRIQAEGRGVVVYLRGHEGRGIGLMSKLRAYELQERGRDTLDANLELGLPADARDYGAGAQILQDLGVRAVRLMTNNPDKSDALERHGITVTGREPMPVQAGEHNLRYLRTKRDRMGHDLPWLDTTPVSTCGNQ; this comes from the coding sequence ATGAGCACGGCACCCATCCTCTACAGCCCCGAAGGCCCCGAGGACCTCGTCCTCGACCCCGTCGAGCAGGCCGTCGCGGACATCGCCGCGGGCCGCCCCGTCGTGGTCGTCGACGACGAGAACCGTGAGAACGAGGGCGACCTCGTCATCGCCGCCGAGAAGGCGACCGAGGAGATCGTCGCCTTCATGATGACCGAGTGCCGCGGCCTGATCTGCGCCCCCATGGAGGGCGCGGAACTGGACCGGCTCCGGCTCCCGCAGATGGTCGACGACAACACCGAGTCGATGAAGACCGCCTTCACCGTCTCCGTGGACGCCGGCGCCGCGCACGGCGTCACCACCGGCATCTCCGCCGCCGACCGCGCCACCACCCTCCGGCTCCTGGCGGGCGGCACCGCCGAACCCGCCGACCTGGTCCGCCCCGGGCACGTCTTCCCGCTGCGCGCCCGGCCCGGCGGCGTGCTCGTCCGCAACGGCCACACCGAGGCCGCCGTCGACCTGGCCCGCCTCGCGGGACTGCGCCCGGCCGGCGCCATCGTGGAGATCGCCGGCGAGGACGGGCGCATGCTGCGACTGCCCGAGCTGATCCCGTTCGCCCGCAAGCACGGCCTGACGATCATCTCCATCGAGGACCTCATCGCCTACCGGCGCACCGAGGAGCCCACCGTCCGCCGCGAGGCCGAGGTCCGACTGCCGACGAAGCACGGCGAGTTCACGGCCTACGGCTACCGCTCCACGGTCGACGGCGTCGAGCACATCGCCCTCGTGCACGGCGAGATCGGCGACGGCCGGGACGTCCTGGTCCGCGTCCACTCCGAGTGCCTCACCGGCGACGTCTTCGGCTCCCAGCGCTGCGACTGCGGCCCCCAGCTCGACGCCTCCCTGGACCGCATCCAGGCCGAGGGCCGGGGAGTCGTCGTCTACCTGCGCGGCCACGAGGGGCGCGGCATCGGCCTGATGTCCAAGCTGCGCGCCTACGAACTCCAGGAGCGCGGCCGCGACACCCTCGACGCCAACCTGGAACTCGGCCTGCCCGCCGACGCCCGCGACTACGGCGCCGGCGCCCAGATCCTCCAGGACCTGGGCGTGCGCGCCGTTCGCCTCATGACCAACAACCCGGACAAGAGCGACGCCCTGGAACGGCACGGCATCACGGTCACCGGCCGCGAGCCCATGCCCGTCCAGGCCGGCGAGCACAACCTCCGCTACCTGCGCACCAAGCGGGACCGGATGGGACACGACCTGCCCTGGCTGGACACGACCCCCGTGTCCACCTGCGGCAACCAGTAA
- a CDS encoding nicotinamide mononucleotide transporter family protein, translating into MNWLNSEAFTLFDQHIKWSDMIGNVIGLLGLALGWRRSIWTWPVQFASGLVLFAAFATAHLSGSAGKQIVVMVVAAWGFWQWNRGRQQTQDGSVAVRFATWRERAALAAAAAVGTLAVGGLFTAFPTLSWDPWPDAYIFVGTVVAMYAQARGMVEFWFAWLLVDLVGVPLNFANGFAFSGFVYVLYGALVLWGLRDWWLRSRNAARPLPEGAPA; encoded by the coding sequence GTGAACTGGCTCAACTCCGAGGCGTTCACGCTCTTCGACCAGCACATCAAGTGGTCGGACATGATCGGCAACGTGATCGGTCTGCTCGGCCTGGCCCTCGGCTGGCGGCGCTCGATCTGGACCTGGCCCGTGCAGTTCGCCTCCGGCCTCGTCCTCTTCGCGGCCTTCGCCACCGCCCACCTCTCCGGCAGCGCCGGCAAGCAGATCGTCGTCATGGTCGTCGCCGCCTGGGGCTTCTGGCAGTGGAACCGCGGCCGGCAGCAGACCCAGGACGGCTCCGTCGCCGTACGGTTCGCCACCTGGCGCGAACGCGCCGCGCTGGCCGCCGCGGCCGCCGTCGGCACCCTCGCGGTCGGCGGCCTGTTCACCGCCTTCCCCACCCTGTCCTGGGACCCCTGGCCGGACGCGTACATCTTCGTCGGCACCGTCGTCGCCATGTACGCCCAGGCCCGCGGCATGGTCGAGTTCTGGTTCGCCTGGCTGCTGGTCGACCTCGTCGGCGTCCCGCTGAACTTCGCCAACGGCTTCGCCTTCTCCGGCTTCGTCTACGTCCTCTACGGCGCGCTCGTCCTGTGGGGCCTGCGCGACTGGTGGCTGCGCTCCCGCAACGCGGCCCGCCCCCTCCCGGAAGGAGCGCCCGCATGA
- a CDS encoding riboflavin synthase has translation MFTGIVEELGEITAVETLDDACRFRVRGPAVTEGARHGDSIAVNGVCLTVVDHEGDAFTADVMAETLNRSTLGALAVGSRVNLERPTAVGARLGGHIVQGHVDGTGEILERKPSEHWEIVKISLPAALARYVVQKGSITVDGISLTVVDAGPDFFTVSLIPTTLALTTLGIKQPGDPVNLEVDVIAKYVERLLGAQGSTK, from the coding sequence GTGTTCACCGGAATCGTCGAAGAGCTGGGCGAGATCACCGCAGTCGAGACGCTCGACGACGCCTGTCGCTTCCGCGTGCGCGGCCCCGCGGTCACCGAAGGCGCCCGGCACGGCGACTCGATCGCCGTCAACGGCGTCTGCCTCACGGTCGTCGACCACGAGGGCGACGCGTTCACCGCCGACGTCATGGCCGAGACCCTCAACCGCTCCACCCTCGGCGCCCTCGCCGTCGGCTCCCGCGTCAACCTGGAGCGCCCCACCGCCGTCGGCGCCCGGCTCGGCGGGCACATCGTGCAGGGCCACGTCGACGGCACCGGCGAGATCCTGGAGCGCAAGCCCTCCGAGCACTGGGAGATCGTCAAGATCTCCCTGCCCGCCGCCCTCGCCCGCTACGTCGTGCAGAAGGGCTCCATCACCGTCGACGGCATCAGCCTCACCGTCGTCGACGCGGGACCCGACTTCTTCACCGTCAGCCTCATCCCCACCACCCTCGCCCTGACCACGCTGGGCATCAAGCAGCCCGGCGACCCGGTCAACCTCGAGGTCGACGTCATCGCCAAGTACGTCGAGCGGCTGCTCGGAGCCCAGGGGAGTACCAAGTGA
- a CDS encoding chitinase C-terminal domain-containing protein encodes MPSPSRSRSRHRAGPALFAAVAAVAGLLLAGLPATASQAADQESCRPDGLYETPGVDVPYCSVYDADGRERMGADHPRRVIGYFTGWRTGKDGKPAYLASDIPWDKVTHINYAFAHVDGGNRLSVGADGEKNAATGMTWPGVEGAEMDPGLPYKGHFNLLNKFKKQHPDVKTMISVGGWAETGGYFADDGSRVDSGGFYSMATNADGSVNRAGIDTFADSAVDFVRKYGFNGVDIDYEYPTTMKDAGNPLDWSFAGGRRAGLVKGYAALMKTLREKLDRAGAADGRHYLLSVAAPSSGYLLRGMETFQVQKYLDYVNIMSYDLHGAWNEYVGPNASLFDDGKDAELAAAGVYGSAQYGGIGYLNTDWAYHYFRGSMPAGRINIGLPYYTRGHKNVQGGTDGLWGKASASTCPAGSGLTKCGDGAVGIDNLWHDLDTNGKESPAGSNPMWHAKNLEKGIVGDYVTDYGFPADTKLTGSYAREYDSTLVAPWLWNAEKKVFLSTEDEQSVGTKADYVVDRGIGGAMIWELAGDYGWNAAKGQYEMGDTLTSLMYDTFRSAAPYGAKKSNADLPAQAVDVDVEFTDFKLGDSNYPITPKLRITNNTKSALPAGTEFQFDYGTSAPGNASDQSGFGTKVIHSDHTGGNAGGLKGDFHRVSLKLPAWQSLAPGATVDLAFNYYLPVSTPSNWTVTIGGTAYALAGDLARDTTVVDPGTQTPTPTPTGTESPGPSPSPTGGAGQCTAPAWDTASSYGGGTTVSHQGHTWKSKWWTKGEEPGTTGEWGVWQDLGAC; translated from the coding sequence GTGCCTTCCCCGTCACGCTCCAGATCCCGCCACAGAGCGGGGCCGGCCCTGTTCGCGGCCGTCGCCGCCGTCGCCGGCCTCCTGCTCGCCGGTCTCCCGGCGACCGCGTCGCAAGCCGCCGACCAGGAGTCCTGTCGCCCCGACGGGCTCTACGAGACCCCCGGCGTCGACGTCCCCTACTGCTCGGTCTACGACGCCGACGGCAGGGAGAGGATGGGCGCCGACCACCCGCGCCGGGTGATCGGGTACTTCACCGGCTGGCGCACGGGCAAGGACGGCAAGCCGGCCTACCTCGCCTCGGACATCCCGTGGGACAAGGTCACCCACATCAACTACGCCTTCGCGCACGTCGACGGCGGCAACCGGCTCTCCGTGGGCGCGGACGGCGAGAAGAACGCGGCGACCGGCATGACCTGGCCCGGGGTCGAGGGCGCCGAGATGGATCCCGGCCTCCCCTACAAGGGCCACTTCAACCTGCTCAACAAGTTCAAGAAGCAGCACCCGGACGTCAAGACGATGATCTCGGTGGGCGGCTGGGCGGAGACGGGCGGCTACTTCGCGGACGACGGCTCGCGCGTGGACTCGGGCGGCTTCTACTCGATGGCCACCAACGCCGACGGCTCGGTCAACCGGGCCGGCATCGACACCTTCGCGGACTCGGCCGTCGACTTCGTCCGGAAGTACGGCTTCAACGGCGTCGACATCGACTACGAGTACCCGACGACGATGAAGGACGCGGGCAACCCGCTCGACTGGTCCTTCGCGGGCGGCCGCCGGGCCGGGCTGGTCAAGGGCTACGCGGCGCTGATGAAGACGCTGCGCGAGAAGCTGGACCGCGCGGGCGCCGCGGACGGCAGGCACTACCTGCTCTCCGTCGCCGCGCCGTCCTCCGGATACCTGCTGCGCGGCATGGAGACCTTCCAGGTCCAGAAGTACCTGGACTACGTCAACATCATGTCCTACGACCTGCACGGCGCCTGGAACGAGTACGTCGGCCCGAACGCCTCGCTCTTCGACGACGGCAAGGACGCCGAGCTGGCCGCCGCGGGCGTCTACGGCAGCGCCCAGTACGGCGGCATCGGCTACCTCAACACCGACTGGGCCTACCACTACTTCCGCGGCTCGATGCCGGCCGGCCGCATCAACATCGGCCTGCCGTACTACACGCGCGGCCACAAGAACGTCCAGGGCGGCACCGACGGCCTGTGGGGCAAGGCCTCCGCGTCCACCTGCCCGGCGGGCTCCGGTCTGACCAAGTGCGGTGACGGCGCCGTCGGCATCGACAACCTCTGGCACGACCTCGACACCAACGGCAAGGAGTCCCCGGCGGGCTCCAACCCGATGTGGCACGCCAAGAACCTGGAGAAGGGCATCGTCGGCGACTACGTCACCGACTACGGCTTCCCGGCGGACACGAAGCTGACGGGCTCCTACGCCCGCGAGTACGACTCGACGCTGGTCGCCCCCTGGCTGTGGAACGCCGAGAAGAAGGTGTTCCTGTCCACCGAGGACGAGCAGTCGGTCGGGACCAAGGCCGACTACGTGGTGGACCGCGGCATCGGCGGCGCGATGATCTGGGAGCTGGCCGGCGACTACGGCTGGAACGCCGCCAAGGGCCAGTACGAGATGGGCGACACCCTCACCTCGCTGATGTACGACACGTTCAGGTCGGCCGCGCCGTACGGCGCGAAGAAGTCGAACGCGGACCTGCCGGCGCAGGCCGTGGACGTGGACGTGGAGTTCACCGACTTCAAGCTGGGCGACTCCAACTACCCGATCACGCCCAAGCTGCGGATCACCAACAACACGAAGAGCGCGCTGCCGGCCGGCACGGAGTTCCAGTTCGACTACGGGACCTCGGCCCCGGGGAACGCCTCCGACCAGTCGGGTTTCGGCACCAAGGTCATCCACAGCGACCACACGGGCGGCAACGCGGGCGGTCTGAAGGGTGACTTCCACCGGGTGTCGCTGAAGCTGCCGGCGTGGCAGTCGCTGGCGCCGGGCGCGACCGTCGACCTGGCGTTCAACTACTACCTGCCCGTGTCGACCCCGTCGAACTGGACGGTCACGATCGGCGGCACGGCGTACGCCCTGGCCGGCGACCTCGCCCGGGATACGACCGTGGTGGACCCCGGGACGCAGACGCCCACCCCCACGCCCACGGGCACCGAGTCCCCTGGGCCGAGCCCCAGCCCGACGGGCGGCGCCGGGCAGTGCACGGCCCCCGCCTGGGACACGGCCTCGTCGTACGGCGGCGGCACCACGGTGTCCCACCAGGGGCACACGTGGAAGTCCAAGTGGTGGACGAAGGGCGAGGAGCCCGGAACCACCGGTGAATGGGGTGTCTGGCAGGACCTCGGCGCCTGCTGA
- a CDS encoding ROK family transcriptional regulator: MPASPSTARAINDRLALHLLQREGPLTAGQLKQLTGLSRPTVADLVERLTASGLIEVAGESGEQRRGPNAKLYGIVAGRAHLAALDVRTEGVAVLVSDLLGRVLAEASVPIDDHSGTGPAVEQAVSVVERAVKEAGADGLHTVGIGAPGLIDPVGGELRDSSGLPEWHRRLMAALQEKFPEARVGVENETNLAALAEQRDGAARDRDTFVLLWLGLGIGAAVVLDGTLRRGVSGGAGEIGFMPVPGTAGLPSATDCDGGFHSVAGSAAVTALAAEHGVTARPVGPEPHAAALVREAVRRSASGSDPAAERFLDALADRVVLGAAAVVSVLDPGCLVLAGEIGRAGADALADRVQHRLTRMSPLATEVRPSTLGGGAVLRGALLTARDRAQDELFAPPER; this comes from the coding sequence ATGCCCGCATCCCCGAGCACCGCCCGGGCCATCAACGACCGGCTCGCCCTTCATCTGCTCCAGCGGGAGGGCCCGTTGACGGCAGGGCAGTTGAAGCAGCTGACCGGCCTGTCCCGGCCCACCGTCGCCGACCTCGTCGAACGCCTCACCGCCTCAGGACTGATCGAGGTGGCGGGGGAGTCGGGCGAGCAGCGCCGCGGACCCAACGCCAAGCTGTACGGCATCGTCGCGGGGCGCGCCCACCTCGCCGCCCTCGACGTGCGCACCGAAGGCGTCGCCGTGCTCGTCTCCGACCTGCTCGGCCGGGTCCTCGCCGAGGCCTCCGTGCCCATCGACGACCACTCCGGCACCGGTCCCGCGGTGGAGCAGGCGGTGAGCGTGGTCGAGCGCGCGGTCAAGGAGGCCGGCGCCGACGGGCTGCACACCGTCGGCATCGGCGCGCCCGGCCTGATCGACCCGGTCGGCGGTGAACTCCGGGACTCCAGTGGGCTGCCGGAGTGGCATCGCCGGCTGATGGCCGCGCTCCAGGAGAAGTTCCCCGAGGCCCGGGTCGGCGTCGAGAACGAGACCAACCTCGCCGCCCTGGCCGAACAGCGCGACGGTGCCGCCCGCGACCGGGACACCTTCGTCCTCCTCTGGCTCGGCCTCGGCATCGGCGCCGCCGTGGTCCTGGACGGCACCCTGCGCCGGGGCGTGTCCGGGGGCGCGGGCGAGATCGGCTTCATGCCGGTGCCGGGCACCGCCGGACTGCCCTCCGCCACCGACTGCGACGGGGGCTTCCACTCCGTGGCGGGCTCGGCGGCGGTGACCGCCCTGGCGGCGGAGCACGGCGTGACGGCACGACCCGTCGGGCCCGAGCCGCACGCCGCGGCATTGGTCCGGGAGGCGGTACGCCGGTCGGCGTCCGGGAGCGACCCGGCCGCCGAGCGGTTCCTCGACGCGCTCGCCGACCGTGTCGTCCTCGGCGCCGCCGCCGTCGTCTCCGTCCTCGACCCCGGCTGCCTGGTCCTCGCCGGCGAGATCGGCCGGGCCGGTGCCGACGCCCTCGCCGACCGCGTCCAGCACCGGCTCACCCGCATGTCACCGCTGGCCACGGAGGTACGGCCCAGCACCCTGGGCGGCGGCGCGGTGCTGCGCGGCGCCCTGCTCACCGCCCGCGACCGCGCGCAGGACGAACTCTTCGCACCGCCGGAGCGGTAG